One Williamwhitmania sp. genomic region harbors:
- a CDS encoding LytTR family DNA-binding domain-containing protein translates to MLNCIIIDDDELSSRIIEEYVKKTEFLNLVKSFPSAIHAIRGIEKSDDIQLIFLDIEMPEMTGIEFLKTLKVAPQVIIVSSKEKYALEAFEYDVTDYLLKPVSYARFYKAATKVFDRFTSGNKPTVEDDEIFIKKNSSLVRLKLSEILWVEALENYVVVNTGKEKHTIHFTMKAIESQLPASTFKRVHRSFIVNVKKISSIEDNSILLRFATGSKLVPIGKSYREKLLKELKLISK, encoded by the coding sequence ATGCTGAACTGTATAATTATTGATGATGATGAGCTTTCGAGCAGAATCATCGAGGAATATGTGAAGAAGACAGAGTTCCTTAACCTCGTAAAGTCGTTTCCATCGGCTATACATGCGATTAGAGGTATTGAGAAAAGTGACGATATCCAGCTTATCTTCCTGGATATTGAGATGCCCGAAATGACCGGAATTGAGTTTCTGAAAACTCTGAAGGTTGCGCCTCAGGTGATTATTGTCTCCTCCAAAGAGAAATATGCGCTTGAAGCTTTCGAGTATGACGTTACCGATTATCTTTTAAAGCCGGTATCTTATGCGCGGTTTTACAAGGCTGCAACAAAGGTGTTCGACCGATTCACTTCGGGAAACAAGCCTACCGTTGAGGATGATGAGATATTCATTAAGAAAAACAGCTCGCTGGTGAGGCTTAAGCTCAGCGAGATACTTTGGGTTGAAGCGCTCGAAAACTACGTAGTAGTCAATACTGGAAAGGAGAAGCACACCATTCACTTTACCATGAAGGCCATTGAGAGTCAGCTTCCTGCCTCCACTTTTAAGCGAGTTCATAGGTCGTTTATTGTTAACGTAAAGAAAATCTCGAGCATTGAGGATAATTCTATCCTTCTTCGCTTTGCAACTGGATCGAAGCTTGTTCCTATTGGGAAATCCTATCGCGAAAAACTTTTAAAGGAGCTTAAGCTAATCAGTAAATAA
- a CDS encoding RNA methyltransferase produces MDAAIISFLSQFISEERQEILKQVLSNRTKYLTVCLEDIYHPHNASAVLRTCDCLGLLDVHIVEKENRFCPSPQIAKGTYKWLNIHHYREEQEHTSGLIRQLRSQNYRIVATTPHQHDVALENFDISKGKVALFFGTEHSGISSTLMQEADEFLKIPIYGFAESMNISVAAAIIIHHLMLQLRSQKSFNWKLTEEEYNIQLVNWMKKSVKNAEPLIQHFLSKSE; encoded by the coding sequence ATGGACGCAGCTATTATAAGCTTCCTATCACAGTTTATCTCTGAGGAGCGGCAAGAAATTCTTAAGCAGGTACTAAGTAATAGAACAAAATACCTCACCGTTTGTCTCGAAGATATTTACCATCCGCATAATGCAAGTGCCGTTCTTCGAACCTGTGACTGCCTCGGGCTGCTCGATGTTCATATCGTGGAGAAGGAGAATCGGTTTTGTCCCAGCCCCCAAATTGCCAAGGGAACCTATAAGTGGCTGAACATTCACCACTACAGAGAAGAGCAGGAGCACACCTCGGGTCTTATCCGCCAGCTAAGAAGCCAGAACTACCGGATTGTTGCAACAACCCCTCATCAGCATGATGTTGCACTGGAGAACTTTGATATCAGCAAAGGCAAGGTTGCACTTTTTTTTGGCACTGAACATTCTGGCATTTCCTCAACACTGATGCAGGAAGCAGACGAGTTTTTAAAAATTCCGATCTACGGATTTGCCGAAAGTATGAACATTTCTGTTGCCGCTGCAATTATAATTCATCACCTCATGTTGCAACTCCGCAGCCAAAAAAGTTTCAATTGGAAACTTACCGAGGAGGAGTACAACATCCAACTAGTCAACTGGATGAAGAAGTCGGTTAAAAATGCAGAACCGTTAATTCAACATTTTCTTTCAAAATCGGAATAA
- a CDS encoding GtrA family protein, whose product MEQLGLNADVVAKFLKFGLVGISGLFIDFGITFLLRNKLKIHQYIANATGFITAASTNYILNRVYTFHSHNPHMLMEYGKFIGVSIVGLGINTFVLWLLVSKANWNFYFAKLFAIGAATMWNFIINLAITFV is encoded by the coding sequence ATGGAACAATTGGGACTTAATGCCGATGTAGTTGCAAAATTCCTAAAATTTGGGTTAGTTGGCATTTCCGGGCTATTCATCGATTTCGGAATCACCTTCCTCCTCCGAAACAAGCTCAAGATTCATCAGTATATAGCCAACGCAACCGGATTTATCACCGCCGCCTCCACCAACTACATTCTCAACCGGGTATACACCTTCCACAGCCATAACCCTCATATGCTAATGGAATACGGCAAGTTTATTGGTGTTTCCATTGTTGGACTGGGAATTAATACCTTTGTTCTTTGGCTACTTGTGAGCAAGGCTAATTGGAACTTCTACTTCGCCAAATTATTTGCCATTGGAGCCGCCACAATGTGGAACTTCATTATCAACTTAGCCATAACCTTCGTGTAG
- a CDS encoding HU family DNA-binding protein — MNKAQLIDAIAAEANLTKADAKKALDAFVKSTTDSLKKGDRVALVGFGSFSVSTRNSRTGRNPKTGAPIKISAKKVVKFKSGSELNDVVQ; from the coding sequence ATGAACAAAGCACAACTTATTGATGCTATTGCTGCTGAGGCAAACCTTACAAAGGCTGACGCAAAGAAGGCTTTGGATGCTTTCGTAAAATCTACCACCGACTCCCTTAAGAAGGGTGATCGTGTTGCTTTGGTTGGATTTGGTTCTTTTTCCGTTTCAACCCGCAACTCAAGGACTGGAAGAAACCCTAAAACTGGTGCTCCTATTAAGATCAGCGCTAAGAAGGTGGTTAAATTCAAATCTGGTAGCGAATTAAATGATGTTGTTCAGTAG